A section of the Methyloterricola oryzae genome encodes:
- a CDS encoding carboxypeptidase regulatory-like domain-containing protein, which produces MKRLKIALILYCVLLIHPASADVALVTPQVQGGIEFVTGGVDVEEYKAMRAIQGNYNLHLLFAANGTGEYLADVMVKIMTSSGKTILDTVSEGAYLYAKLPPGHYSLIADSDGHVIKKTISVSNKHGVLVPLYFPQKKGD; this is translated from the coding sequence ATGAAGCGACTAAAGATAGCACTTATACTATACTGCGTCTTGTTAATCCATCCAGCCTCGGCAGACGTTGCACTTGTCACACCGCAAGTCCAAGGAGGAATCGAGTTTGTAACTGGCGGCGTTGACGTGGAAGAATATAAAGCGATGCGAGCGATTCAAGGCAACTATAACTTGCATCTGCTGTTCGCGGCAAATGGCACAGGAGAGTATCTCGCTGACGTGATGGTTAAAATCATGACTTCAAGCGGCAAAACCATACTTGATACGGTCTCTGAGGGCGCCTACCTTTATGCCAAGCTGCCCCCAGGCCACTACAGTCTCATTGCGGATAGCGACGGCCATGTGATTAAGAAAACTATATCAGTATCGAACAAACACGGGGTATTGGTGCCCTTATATTTTCCACAGAAGAAGGGAGATTGA